Proteins encoded together in one Porites lutea chromosome 2, jaPorLute2.1, whole genome shotgun sequence window:
- the LOC140926779 gene encoding uncharacterized protein, whose product MKIICAGLSKTGTTSMAKALEILGFKVYDWKEHVTIHVDEWLDLYLKGKTPDFASMYKDVDAVTDIPANIWHEEILQAFPDAKVILSVRDSEDAWLKSFVRENDVEMLSNDGFLVRWLLRNWSHPKYYALLYCSKLAAVGSLQTESTVLFRKKYREYNERVQTVIPKERLLVYNVKQGWEPLCAFLGCEVPQESFPWANRGQRGTLQTLGQRKQEMAVNAVKVFIIFMGLFVLFFSFCYMKF is encoded by the coding sequence ATGAAAATTATATGTGCAGGACTATCAAAAACAGGAACTACATCCATGGCAAAGGCTTTAGAGATACTGGGTTTTAAAGTCTACGATTGGAAAGAACACGTGACGATCCATGTTGATGAATGGCTTGATCTCTACTTGAAAGGTAAAACTCCTGACTTCGCTTCCATGTATAAAGATGTTGATGCTGTCACCGATATTCCAGCGAATATTTGGCATGAAGAAATCTTACAAGCTTTTCCAGACGCAAAGGTGATTCTAAGTGTACGAGACAGCGAGGATGCCTGGCTGAAAAGCTTTGTCAGAGAAAACGATGTGGAAATGTTATCAAATGATGGATTCCTGGTTAGGTGGTTGTTGAGGAACTGGTCTCACCCCAAATACTATGCACTGTTGTATTGCTCCAAGCTTGCAGCGGTTGGCAGCTTACAAACAGAATCTACCGTTTTGTTCAGGAAAAAATATCGCGAGTACAATGAACGAGTGCAGACCGTCATTCCCAAGGAGCGGCTCTTGGTGTACAACGTGAAACAAGGCTGGGAACCATTGTGCGCGTTTCTTGGATGTGAGGTCCCTCAAGAAAGCTTTCCTTGGGCGAATAGAGGACAAAGAGGCACCTTACAAACGCTAGGTCAGCGAAAACAAGAAATGGCAGTCAATGCGGTCAAagtctttattatttttatgggtttatttgttctttttttctcgttttgcTATATGAAGTTTTGA